A window from Pseudomonas moraviensis encodes these proteins:
- a CDS encoding FadR/GntR family transcriptional regulator, translated as MSSSFHASTVDWLGSWIAAGQVKPGQTIKVEADLGEQLGVSRTVIREAIKTLVAKGMLEVGPKVGTRVLPVRRWNLFDPQVVGWLSRNGLPENFVDDLLDLRRTIEPMAVRWACERATPEQIEAVQLAFNALERAVDSGIDYNRADQAFHECILAASHNQFIEQMVPALGALLAVSFEVSAADPDELRRTLPIHKDMADAIAARDSTRGVWACMTLIDNADLAIKRFYPKVMADRKAS; from the coding sequence ATGTCCAGCAGCTTTCATGCGTCGACCGTTGACTGGCTGGGCAGCTGGATTGCCGCTGGCCAGGTCAAACCTGGGCAGACCATCAAGGTCGAAGCGGATCTGGGCGAGCAACTCGGTGTCAGCCGTACGGTGATTCGCGAAGCAATCAAAACCCTCGTCGCCAAAGGCATGCTCGAAGTCGGGCCGAAAGTCGGCACGCGGGTATTGCCGGTGCGGCGCTGGAATCTGTTCGATCCGCAAGTCGTAGGTTGGCTGTCGCGCAATGGCTTGCCGGAAAATTTCGTCGATGACTTGCTGGATTTGCGTCGCACCATTGAGCCGATGGCGGTGCGCTGGGCCTGTGAACGGGCGACCCCGGAGCAGATCGAAGCGGTGCAACTGGCCTTCAATGCGCTGGAGCGTGCGGTCGATAGTGGCATCGATTACAACCGCGCCGACCAGGCTTTCCACGAATGCATCCTGGCCGCCAGCCATAATCAGTTCATCGAACAAATGGTCCCGGCTCTCGGCGCGTTGCTGGCGGTGTCGTTCGAAGTCTCCGCCGCCGACCCCGATGAACTGCGTCGCACCTTGCCGATCCATAAAGACATGGCCGACGCCATCGCCGCACGGGATTCGACCCGTGGCGTGTGGGCGTGCATGACCTTGATCGACAATGCCGATCTGGCGATAAAACGCTTTTACCCGAAAGTCATGGCCGACCGGAAAGCCAGCTGA
- a CDS encoding ADP-ribosylglycohydrolase family protein, which yields MTALNRALGAFYGLALGDALGMPTQSLDRETIKARFGQITDLQDAGPLQPIAANMPKGSITDDTEQAILVGELLVEGQGRIEPAVLAQRLIEWEAQMQAKGSQDLLGPSTKRAIEMILAGHSPEEAGRYGTTNGAAMRITPVGIAANVADPQRFIAAVVQACQVTHNTTLGISSAAAVAAVVSAGINGVDLGEALNLGQQIAQQAEVHGHWVAGGRIASRISWARSISVDSDKTLLADLLYDVIGTSVASQESVVVSFALAQQVAIGEMSAFDAVCMAASLGGDTDTIAAILGAMLGACLGLECWPVQMIETVKAVNQLELEPLVQGLLALR from the coding sequence ATGACCGCGCTCAACCGTGCGCTCGGCGCTTTCTACGGTCTGGCCCTGGGTGATGCGCTGGGCATGCCGACGCAGTCGCTCGATCGTGAAACGATCAAAGCGCGCTTCGGACAGATCACTGATCTGCAGGATGCCGGTCCCTTGCAACCGATCGCTGCGAACATGCCCAAGGGCTCAATCACCGATGACACCGAACAGGCGATTCTGGTTGGCGAGTTGCTGGTCGAAGGTCAGGGCCGCATCGAACCCGCCGTGCTTGCCCAACGCTTGATCGAATGGGAAGCACAGATGCAGGCCAAAGGCTCGCAGGACTTGCTCGGCCCGTCGACCAAACGCGCCATCGAGATGATCCTCGCCGGGCATTCCCCGGAAGAAGCCGGGCGCTACGGCACTACCAACGGCGCGGCGATGCGCATCACCCCGGTGGGAATAGCTGCGAACGTGGCCGATCCGCAGCGCTTCATTGCGGCAGTGGTGCAAGCCTGTCAGGTGACTCACAACACCACGTTGGGGATTTCCAGCGCGGCGGCGGTGGCGGCGGTGGTCTCGGCCGGAATCAATGGCGTCGATCTGGGCGAGGCGCTGAACCTCGGCCAGCAGATTGCCCAGCAAGCCGAAGTCCACGGGCACTGGGTCGCCGGTGGGCGCATCGCCTCACGGATCAGTTGGGCGCGCAGCATCAGTGTCGACAGTGACAAAACACTGCTCGCCGATCTGCTCTATGACGTGATCGGTACATCGGTGGCGTCGCAGGAGTCGGTGGTGGTTTCATTCGCGCTGGCGCAACAAGTGGCCATTGGCGAGATGAGCGCTTTTGACGCGGTGTGCATGGCCGCCAGCCTGGGTGGCGACACCGATACCATCGCGGCGATTCTCGGCGCCATGCTCGGGGCCTGCCTGGGGCTTGAGTGCTGGCCGGTACAGATGATCGAGACGGTGAAAGCGGTTAATCAACTTGAGCTCGAGCCATTGGTGCAGGGGCTTTTGGCCTTGCGTTGA
- a CDS encoding GntR family transcriptional regulator, producing the protein MIRQVRFDKKQRVVDELVRRIESGLMEDGFLLPGEHQLAQEFQVSRGTLREALAELKRRKYIATQSGVGSIVTFDGVALDQRSGWAQALADSGALINTEVLRLEAVTRPDLLVRFGTDQFITLDRRRRATDGTLVSLERALMPANGGLESLPRVGLIDNSLTITLAAYGYIGERGDQWIGAEPLSAEDAELLGRPAGTVFLKALRTTYDRQNRFMEQVESLLDPVHFRLHLQFGESK; encoded by the coding sequence ATGATTAGACAGGTACGATTCGACAAGAAACAAAGGGTGGTCGACGAGCTCGTCCGACGCATCGAAAGCGGCCTCATGGAGGACGGCTTTCTGTTGCCCGGCGAACATCAGTTGGCTCAAGAATTCCAGGTCAGCCGTGGCACCTTGCGTGAGGCGCTGGCCGAGCTGAAGCGGCGCAAGTACATCGCCACGCAAAGTGGGGTCGGTTCCATCGTGACCTTCGACGGTGTCGCGCTGGATCAGCGCAGCGGCTGGGCGCAGGCGCTGGCCGACAGCGGGGCGCTGATCAACACCGAAGTGTTGCGCCTCGAAGCCGTAACCCGACCTGATCTGCTGGTGCGTTTCGGCACCGATCAATTCATCACCCTCGACCGTCGCCGGCGCGCCACCGACGGTACGCTGGTGTCTCTGGAACGTGCATTGATGCCGGCCAACGGCGGCCTGGAAAGCCTGCCGCGTGTCGGTCTGATCGACAATTCTCTGACCATCACCCTGGCCGCCTACGGCTACATCGGCGAACGCGGCGATCAGTGGATCGGCGCCGAGCCGCTGAGTGCCGAAGACGCCGAGTTGCTCGGTCGCCCGGCCGGCACGGTGTTCCTCAAGGCGCTGCGCACCACCTACGACCGACAGAATCGTTTCATGGAGCAGGTCGAAAGTCTGCTCGATCCAGTGCACTTTCGTCTGCACCTGCAATTTGGAGAATCGAAATGA
- a CDS encoding substrate-binding domain-containing protein, with protein MKRRFGIRILCSTALAVTAFSLSSALLAADAVKIGFLVKQAEEPWFQTEWAFAEKAAKDKGFELIKIAVPDGEKTLSAIDSLAANGAKGFVICPPDVSLGPAIMAKAKINDLKVIAVDDRFVDANGKFMEDVPYLGMAAFEVGQKQGAAMAAEAKKRNWDWKDTYAVVNTYNELDTGKKRTDGSVDALKKAGMPEDHILFAALKTLDVPGSMDATNSALVKLPGAAKNLIIGGMNDNTVLGGVRATEAAGFAASNVIGIGINGTDAIGELKKPNSGFFGSMLPSPHIEGYKTAEMMYEWITAGKEPPKYTAMDDVTLITRENFKQELEKIGLWN; from the coding sequence ATGAAACGTCGTTTCGGGATTCGTATCCTGTGCAGCACTGCCCTGGCGGTCACTGCGTTCAGCCTGAGCAGTGCGCTGCTCGCCGCCGACGCGGTGAAGATCGGTTTTCTGGTCAAGCAGGCCGAAGAACCGTGGTTCCAGACCGAATGGGCTTTTGCCGAAAAAGCCGCCAAGGACAAGGGCTTCGAACTGATCAAGATCGCTGTGCCCGATGGCGAAAAAACCCTTTCGGCCATCGACAGCCTGGCTGCCAACGGCGCCAAGGGTTTCGTGATTTGCCCGCCGGACGTGTCCCTCGGCCCGGCCATCATGGCCAAGGCCAAGATCAACGATCTGAAAGTGATTGCCGTCGACGACCGTTTCGTCGACGCCAACGGCAAATTCATGGAAGACGTGCCGTACCTGGGCATGGCCGCGTTCGAAGTCGGCCAGAAGCAGGGCGCCGCCATGGCTGCCGAAGCGAAAAAGCGTAACTGGGACTGGAAAGACACCTACGCGGTGGTCAATACCTACAACGAACTCGACACCGGCAAGAAACGCACCGATGGTTCGGTCGATGCGCTGAAGAAGGCCGGTATGCCAGAGGATCACATCCTCTTCGCCGCGCTGAAAACCCTCGACGTACCGGGCAGCATGGACGCCACCAACTCGGCGCTGGTGAAACTGCCGGGTGCGGCGAAAAACCTGATCATCGGCGGCATGAACGACAACACTGTGCTTGGCGGCGTGCGTGCTACCGAAGCGGCCGGGTTTGCCGCGAGCAACGTTATCGGCATCGGCATCAACGGCACCGACGCCATTGGCGAGTTGAAGAAACCTAACAGCGGTTTCTTCGGTTCGATGCTGCCTAGTCCGCACATCGAAGGCTACAAAACCGCCGAGATGATGTACGAGTGGATCACCGCCGGCAAAGAACCGCCGAAGTACACCGCCATGGATGACGTCACCCTGATCACCCGCGAAAACTTCAAGCAAGAGCTGGAAAAAATCGGCTTGTGGAACTGA
- the araH gene encoding L-arabinose ABC transporter permease AraH has protein sequence MTTQNETLPTERKPLDLRRFLDDWVMLLAAIGIFVACTLLIDNFLSPLNMRGLGLAISTTGIAACTMLYCLASGHFDLSVGSVIACAGVVAAVVMRDTNSVFLGVSAALVMGLIVGLINGIVIAKLRVNALITTLATMQIVRGLAYIFANGKAVGVSQESFFVFGNGQLFGVPVPILITIVCFLFFGWLLNYTTYGRNTMAIGGNQEAALLAGVNVDRTKIIIFAVHGVIGALAGVILASRMTSGQPMIGQGFELTVISACVLGGVSLSGGIGMIRHVIAGVLILAIIENAMNLKNIDTFYQYVIRGSILLLAVVIDRLKQR, from the coding sequence ATGACTACCCAAAACGAAACCCTGCCGACCGAGCGCAAACCGCTGGACCTGCGGCGCTTCCTTGATGACTGGGTCATGCTGCTGGCGGCGATCGGCATCTTTGTCGCCTGCACGCTGCTGATCGACAACTTCCTCTCGCCGCTGAACATGCGCGGTCTGGGCCTGGCGATTTCCACCACCGGCATCGCCGCGTGCACCATGCTTTACTGCCTGGCGTCGGGACACTTCGACCTCTCGGTCGGTTCGGTGATTGCCTGTGCCGGCGTGGTCGCGGCGGTGGTGATGCGTGACACCAACAGCGTGTTTCTCGGGGTCAGTGCGGCGCTGGTGATGGGCCTGATCGTCGGGTTGATCAACGGCATCGTGATTGCCAAGTTGCGCGTCAATGCGTTGATCACGACGCTGGCGACCATGCAGATCGTTCGCGGTCTGGCTTATATCTTTGCCAACGGCAAAGCGGTCGGCGTCTCGCAGGAATCCTTCTTCGTCTTCGGTAACGGCCAGTTGTTCGGCGTGCCGGTGCCGATCCTGATCACCATTGTCTGCTTCCTGTTCTTCGGCTGGCTGCTGAACTACACCACCTACGGACGCAACACCATGGCCATCGGTGGCAACCAGGAAGCGGCGCTGTTGGCGGGCGTCAACGTCGACCGCACCAAGATCATCATCTTCGCCGTGCACGGTGTGATCGGCGCGCTGGCGGGGGTGATCCTGGCCTCGCGGATGACTTCCGGGCAGCCAATGATTGGTCAGGGTTTTGAACTGACGGTGATCTCGGCTTGCGTGCTGGGCGGGGTTTCGCTGAGCGGCGGCATCGGCATGATCCGCCATGTGATTGCCGGGGTGTTGATTCTGGCGATCATCGAGAACGCGATGAACCTGAAGAACATCGATACGTTTTATCAGTATGTAATTCGGGGTTCGATCCTGTTGTTGGCTGTGGTCATTGACCGCCTGAAACAACGCTAA
- a CDS encoding SMP-30/gluconolactonase/LRE family protein, protein MTCTALTQHRALLGEGPFWDAPTQALYWVDIAGKQALRLIGQNVQIWQMPEHISAFIPCASGDALVTLSSGVYRLDLESPGLEPRLTLFCVADPQPGNRPNEARCDALGRLWLGTMQNNIGEHGEDLPIVRRSGGLFRVDPDQRVTPLLLGLGIPNTLLWSDDGTTLLFGESLDSTLNRYFIRTDGSLDAPQVFYSSDQHGGPDGSAMDAEGYVWNARWDGSCLLRLTPDGQVDRRIDLPVSRPTSCVFGGEDLKTLYITSAKSPLNHPLDGAVLSMRVDVAGKLCTRFAG, encoded by the coding sequence ATGACCTGCACCGCCCTGACCCAACACCGCGCGCTACTCGGCGAAGGCCCGTTCTGGGATGCGCCGACCCAGGCGTTGTACTGGGTCGACATCGCTGGCAAACAAGCATTGCGGCTGATTGGCCAGAACGTGCAGATCTGGCAAATGCCCGAGCACATCTCTGCCTTCATTCCCTGCGCCAGCGGCGATGCGCTGGTCACGTTGAGCAGCGGTGTCTATCGACTGGATCTCGAATCTCCCGGGCTCGAGCCACGCTTGACCCTGTTCTGCGTTGCCGACCCGCAACCGGGCAATCGGCCCAACGAAGCCCGCTGTGATGCGCTGGGCCGCTTGTGGCTCGGCACCATGCAGAACAACATCGGCGAGCACGGCGAGGATCTGCCGATCGTGCGGCGTTCCGGTGGCCTGTTCCGCGTCGATCCCGATCAGCGCGTCACGCCACTGCTGCTCGGTCTGGGCATTCCCAACACCCTGCTGTGGAGCGACGACGGCACCACGCTGCTGTTCGGCGAAAGTCTCGACAGCACGCTCAATCGATATTTCATCCGCACCGACGGCAGTCTCGATGCGCCACAGGTTTTCTATTCATCCGATCAGCACGGCGGCCCCGACGGCTCGGCCATGGATGCCGAAGGCTATGTGTGGAATGCGCGCTGGGACGGCAGTTGCCTGTTGCGCCTGACGCCGGACGGGCAAGTGGATCGCAGAATCGATCTGCCGGTCAGTCGCCCGACCAGTTGCGTATTCGGTGGTGAAGACCTGAAAACCTTGTACATCACCAGTGCAAAAAGTCCGCTCAATCATCCACTCGATGGTGCGGTGCTGAGCATGCGCGTCGATGTTGCAGGAAAACTCTGTACGCGTTTTGCCGGTTAA
- a CDS encoding DUF1285 domain-containing protein, with amino-acid sequence MSDPQTANDLLGQIPKTKGLPPVHLWNPDFCGDIDMRIARDGTWYYLGTPIGRKPMVKLFSTIIRRDGDDYFLITPVEKVGIRVDDAPFVAVAVEVEGEGETQLLRFTTNVEEITEAGPEHPIRVEIDPETQEPAPYVHVRSNLEALIHRNVFYQLVELAVSREIDGQRWLGVWSGGEFFRIGLEP; translated from the coding sequence ATGAGTGACCCGCAAACAGCCAATGACCTGCTGGGACAGATTCCCAAGACCAAAGGCCTGCCACCGGTGCATTTGTGGAACCCGGATTTCTGCGGCGACATCGACATGCGCATCGCCCGCGACGGCACCTGGTATTACCTGGGCACGCCGATCGGGCGCAAGCCGATGGTCAAACTGTTCTCCACCATCATCCGCCGCGACGGCGATGATTATTTCCTGATCACCCCGGTCGAGAAGGTCGGGATCAGGGTTGATGATGCGCCGTTCGTAGCGGTTGCCGTGGAAGTAGAAGGCGAGGGCGAGACGCAGCTTTTGCGCTTCACTACCAATGTCGAGGAAATCACCGAAGCGGGACCCGAGCATCCGATTCGCGTCGAGATTGATCCTGAGACCCAGGAGCCTGCGCCCTATGTGCATGTGCGCAGCAATCTGGAAGCGCTGATTCACCGCAATGTGTTTTATCAGCTGGTGGAACTGGCGGTGAGCCGCGAGATCGATGGTCAGCGCTGGCTCGGCGTGTGGAGCGGCGGCGAGTTCTTTCGCATCGGTCTCGAACCCTGA
- a CDS encoding SDR family oxidoreductase, whose translation MGEALTLPAVPPTPKGERLKNKVVLLTGAAQGIGEAIVAAFASQQARLLISDIQADKVEQVAAHWRAQGHDVQALKVDVSNQQDLHALARRAVELHGRIDVLVNCAGVNVFRDPLQMTEEDWHRCFAIDLDGAWYGCKAVLPQMIEQGVGSIINIASTHSSHIIPGCFPYPVAKHGLLGLTRALGIEYAAKGIRVNAIAPGYIETQLNVDYWNGFADPHAERQRAFDLHPPKRIGQPLEVAMTAVFLASDEAPFINASCITIDGGRSVMYHD comes from the coding sequence ATGGGTGAAGCGCTCACATTGCCTGCCGTGCCGCCAACGCCAAAAGGCGAACGCCTGAAAAACAAGGTTGTGCTGCTGACTGGCGCCGCTCAGGGCATTGGCGAAGCGATCGTTGCCGCCTTTGCCTCACAGCAGGCCAGACTGCTGATCAGCGATATCCAGGCCGACAAGGTCGAGCAGGTCGCCGCCCATTGGCGTGCACAAGGCCATGACGTGCAGGCACTGAAGGTCGATGTGTCGAATCAGCAGGACCTGCATGCCCTTGCCAGACGCGCCGTGGAATTGCATGGCCGCATCGACGTGCTGGTCAACTGCGCCGGGGTCAATGTGTTCCGCGATCCGCTGCAGATGACCGAGGAAGACTGGCATCGTTGCTTCGCCATTGATCTGGATGGCGCCTGGTATGGCTGCAAAGCCGTGCTGCCGCAAATGATCGAGCAGGGCGTCGGCAGCATCATCAACATCGCCTCGACTCATTCCAGCCACATCATTCCTGGCTGCTTTCCGTACCCGGTGGCCAAGCACGGCTTGCTCGGCCTGACCCGCGCCCTCGGCATCGAATATGCGGCCAAAGGCATTCGCGTCAACGCGATCGCGCCGGGCTACATCGAAACCCAGCTGAACGTCGATTACTGGAACGGCTTTGCCGATCCGCACGCCGAGCGGCAGCGCGCCTTCGACCTGCACCCGCCCAAGCGCATCGGCCAGCCGCTCGAAGTGGCGATGACGGCAGTGTTTCTGGCCAGCGATGAAGCACCGTTCATCAACGCATCGTGCATCACCATCGATGGTGGTCGCTCGGTGATGTACCACGACTGA
- the araG gene encoding L-arabinose ABC transporter ATP-binding protein AraG: MHAQVQTQEQQHGASGSLRFNGIGKTFPGVKALDGISFVAHPGQVHALMGENGAGKSTLLKILGGAYIPSSGELQIGEQAMAFKSTADSIGSGVAVIHQELHLVPEMTVAENLFLGHLPASFGLINRSELRQKALNCLKGLADEIDPQTKVGRLSLGQRQLVEIAKALSRGAHVIAFDEPTSSLSAREIDRLMAIIGRLRDEGKVVLYVSHRMEEVFRICDAVTVFKDGRYVRTFEDMSQLTHDQLVTCMVGRDIQDIYDYRHRPRGAVALKVDGLLGPGLREPISFEAHKGEILGLFGLVGAGRTELFRLLSGLERNTAGRLELRGHELKLRSPRDAIAAGILLCPEDRKKEGIIPLASVAENINISARGAHSGLGCLIRGLWEKGNADKQIKALKVKTPHAGQQIKFLSGGNQQKAILGRWLSMPMKVLLLDEPTRGIDIGAKAEIYQIIHNLAADGISVIVVSSDLMEVMGISDRILVLCEGALRGEVSRDQANESNLLQLALPRHRADGVAN, translated from the coding sequence ATGCACGCGCAAGTACAGACACAAGAACAACAACATGGCGCCAGCGGCAGCCTGCGCTTCAACGGGATCGGCAAGACCTTTCCCGGGGTAAAGGCGCTCGATGGCATCAGCTTCGTCGCCCACCCCGGCCAGGTTCATGCCTTGATGGGCGAGAACGGTGCGGGCAAGTCGACGCTGCTGAAAATCCTCGGTGGCGCCTATATTCCGAGCAGCGGCGAACTGCAGATCGGCGAGCAGGCGATGGCGTTCAAGTCGACTGCCGACAGCATTGGCAGCGGTGTCGCGGTGATTCACCAGGAACTGCATCTGGTTCCGGAAATGACCGTGGCCGAGAACCTGTTTCTCGGTCATCTGCCGGCCAGTTTCGGTTTGATCAATCGCAGCGAACTGCGCCAGAAGGCCTTGAATTGCCTGAAAGGCCTGGCGGACGAAATCGATCCGCAAACCAAAGTCGGGCGCTTGTCGCTGGGCCAGCGCCAATTGGTCGAAATCGCCAAAGCGTTGTCTCGTGGTGCCCACGTCATCGCTTTCGACGAACCGACCAGCAGCCTCTCGGCGCGCGAGATCGATCGCTTGATGGCGATCATCGGGCGCCTGCGCGATGAGGGCAAAGTGGTGCTCTACGTGTCCCATCGCATGGAAGAAGTGTTCCGCATCTGCGACGCCGTGACGGTGTTCAAGGACGGCCGCTACGTGCGCACGTTTGAAGACATGAGCCAGTTGACCCACGATCAACTGGTGACCTGCATGGTCGGTCGCGACATTCAGGATATCTACGATTACCGCCATCGCCCCCGTGGCGCCGTGGCGTTGAAAGTCGACGGTTTACTTGGCCCGGGCCTGCGCGAGCCGATCAGTTTCGAAGCGCACAAGGGCGAGATCCTTGGCCTGTTCGGGCTGGTCGGGGCAGGGCGCACCGAGCTGTTTCGTCTGCTCAGTGGCCTGGAGCGCAACACCGCCGGACGCCTTGAATTGCGCGGCCATGAGCTGAAACTGCGTTCGCCCCGTGACGCGATTGCCGCCGGCATTCTGCTCTGCCCGGAAGACCGCAAGAAGGAAGGCATCATTCCGCTGGCCAGCGTCGCCGAGAATATCAACATCAGTGCTCGTGGTGCGCATTCCGGGCTTGGCTGCCTGATCCGTGGCCTGTGGGAAAAGGGCAACGCCGACAAGCAGATCAAGGCCCTGAAAGTGAAAACCCCGCACGCCGGCCAGCAGATCAAGTTCCTTTCCGGCGGCAACCAGCAGAAGGCCATTCTCGGCCGCTGGCTGTCGATGCCGATGAAGGTTTTGCTGCTCGACGAACCGACCCGTGGCATCGACATCGGCGCCAAGGCCGAGATCTACCAGATCATCCACAACCTCGCCGCCGACGGCATTTCGGTGATCGTGGTGTCCAGCGATCTGATGGAAGTGATGGGCATTTCCGACCGCATCCTGGTGCTGTGCGAAGGCGCCCTGCGCGGCGAAGTCAGCCGCGACCAGGCCAATGAATCCAACCTGCTGCAACTGGCTTTGCCACGCCACCGCGCTGACGGCGTGGCGAACTGA